TTGTTTCCCCCGGTTTCATATAATATAATTGCGTAAAGAATCCGCGCTGCTTAAGTCATCCCTTAGCCCATTCATTAGCGTCTATAATCAGGGTATTTTTCCGGCGCGGGCGCGCCGCGGGAGGTAAATGAACAGGGAGTTCAGGATTTCCGCCGGGGCTATCGTCATACATGAGGCTAAAGTGCTGCTGGTGAGGTATAACGACCGCTCCGGGCGGAGCTACCTGGTGGGGCCGGGCGGCGGCGCGCTGATTAACGAGAGCACCAGCCGGGCCGCGGTAAGAGAAGTGCGGGAAGAGACCGGCCTTGAAATAAGCCCCGGAAAGATACTCTTCGTGGAAGACATGCTTTCACTCAGGCACCGGATTACCAAGATATGGTTCCTCTGTGAACTGGTGGGCGGGAAGCTGGCCGGGACACGGGGCGCGGCGGAAGAAGCCATAATCGAGGCCGGATGGTACCGGAGAGACCGGCTGGATAACGAAGTTGTTTACCCGGCCCCGCTTTTGCGGTATGACTGGGGTGCTTTTTATAAGGATAACTGGCAGACCATCTACCTGGAACTGCGGGAAGTCGACTTTTAGTTAACGGAGGAGGTACTGACATGGACCGGATACCGGCACAGGCTGATGTAATCGTAATAGGAGCCGGGGCGGCGGGGCTGGCGGCGGCTTTAACGGCGGCGGAGGGGGGCGCTAAAGTCGTTTTGTTCGAGAAGGAGCGCTCGCCGGGGGGCACCTCCAACTTCTTCGAGGGTACCTTCGCCGTGGAAAGCGATATGCAGCGGGAAAGGTACATCACCTACAGCCGGGACGAGGCTTTCAAGAACATCATGGAGTACAACCACTGGCTGGCCAACCCGCGGCTGGTGCGCGCCATCGTCAACGAGTCCGGGGCTACCATAGGCTGGCTGCAAAAGCAGGGAGTGGTCTTTACGGACGCTACCATCAATATGCCGGACGCGCCGCGCACTTACCACGTGGTGAAGGGAAAAGGGGAGGCGGCGGTCATGGCCCTGACCCTGAAAGCCAGGGAAAAGGGGGTGGATATCAGGCTGGCCGCGCCGGTAAAGAACATCGTGAGGCAGGGCGAGCGCATTACCGGGGTGACGGTGGAGACGGACGGGCAGAAAGTAACGGTCAGCGCCGGGGCGGTAATCATCGCCAGCGGCGGCTACGCCAACCATAAAGAGTGGCTGAAAAAGTACACCGGGTTCGACCTGGGGGTCAACCTGGTGCCGGTGGGCAATGTGGACAAGACGGGGGACGGTATCAGGATGGCCTGGGAGCTGGGGGCGGCGGACGAGGGCAAAAGCCTGCTGGAGCTTTACCGGGTGGGACCGGCGGGGCCGGACTTCAACATGGGCAGCCAGCTGGAATACGCGGTCGTCCAGCCGGACCTCTGGGTCAGCCCGCAGGGCGAGCGCTTCTGCGATGAGAGCATCGCTTTTTATGACGCCACGGTGGGGAACGCCAACGCCAGGTTCAAAGAGGGCTTCACCTACAGCCTGTTTAACGACGCCATCATACAGCGGATGCTGGAGAGGGGCATCGACAAGAACCCGGTAATCAGCGTGCCGCCGGGCAGCAAGCCGGTGGACATCTATAAGGAAATAGACACCGCGCTGGCGAGAAAGACCTCCGAGCTGTACGCGGGGGATACGGTAGAGGAGCTGGCCGCGCAAATGAAGGTGAGTCCGGCGGTGCTCCGGGCCACCATCGACGAATACAACGCTTTCTGCGATAAACGCCATGACGACCTTTTTGCCAAGGACCCCCGGTATCTTTATCCCCTGAAAAGCCCGAAGTACTACGCGGTGAAAGCCCGGACGGTCTTCCTGGGGACGATGGGGGGCATAAAAATCAATGAAAGGGCGGAGGTGGTGGCCAA
This genomic interval from Dehalococcoidales bacterium contains the following:
- a CDS encoding NUDIX domain-containing protein, giving the protein MNREFRISAGAIVIHEAKVLLVRYNDRSGRSYLVGPGGGALINESTSRAAVREVREETGLEISPGKILFVEDMLSLRHRITKIWFLCELVGGKLAGTRGAAEEAIIEAGWYRRDRLDNEVVYPAPLLRYDWGAFYKDNWQTIYLELREVDF
- a CDS encoding FAD-dependent oxidoreductase, with amino-acid sequence MADHLPGTAGSRLLVNGGGTDMDRIPAQADVIVIGAGAAGLAAALTAAEGGAKVVLFEKERSPGGTSNFFEGTFAVESDMQRERYITYSRDEAFKNIMEYNHWLANPRLVRAIVNESGATIGWLQKQGVVFTDATINMPDAPRTYHVVKGKGEAAVMALTLKAREKGVDIRLAAPVKNIVRQGERITGVTVETDGQKVTVSAGAVIIASGGYANHKEWLKKYTGFDLGVNLVPVGNVDKTGDGIRMAWELGAADEGKSLLELYRVGPAGPDFNMGSQLEYAVVQPDLWVSPQGERFCDESIAFYDATVGNANARFKEGFTYSLFNDAIIQRMLERGIDKNPVISVPPGSKPVDIYKEIDTALARKTSELYAGDTVEELAAQMKVSPAVLRATIDEYNAFCDKRHDDLFAKDPRYLYPLKSPKYYAVKARTVFLGTMGGIKINERAEVVAKSGAVMPGLYAAGFDAGGMYGDSYPIKCASGLSSAFAFNSGRIAGRNALKYTGK